One Citrobacter amalonaticus genomic window carries:
- the csgA gene encoding curli major subunit CsgA, protein MKLLQVAAFAAIVVSGSALAGSVPQWGGGGGGGGGSSSGPDSNLSIYQFGTNNAALALQSDARKSDTTITQHGYGNGADVGQGADNSTIDLTQKGFKNNATIDQWNGKNSDITVSQYGGRNAALVNQTASDSSVLVKQVGFGNNATANQY, encoded by the coding sequence ATGAAACTTTTACAAGTGGCAGCATTTGCAGCAATCGTGGTTTCTGGCAGTGCTCTGGCTGGTTCTGTTCCACAATGGGGCGGCGGTGGTGGTGGCGGTGGCGGAAGCAGCTCCGGCCCGGATTCAAACCTGAGCATTTATCAGTTCGGGACCAATAACGCCGCACTTGCGCTGCAAAGCGACGCTCGTAAATCAGACACAACAATCACCCAGCACGGCTATGGTAACGGCGCCGATGTTGGTCAGGGTGCAGATAACAGCACCATTGATCTGACTCAGAAAGGCTTCAAAAACAACGCCACCATCGATCAGTGGAACGGCAAAAACTCGGATATTACTGTGAGCCAATACGGTGGACGTAACGCCGCGCTGGTTAACCAGACGGCTTCTGATTCCAGCGTTCTGGTTAAACAAGTTGGTTTTGGCAACAACGCCACAGCTAACCAGTACTAA
- the mdoG gene encoding glucans biosynthesis protein MdoG — protein sequence MMKMRWLGAAVMLTLYTSSAWAFSIDDVAKQAQSLAGKGYEAPKSNLPSVFRDMKYADYQQIQFNRDKAYWSNLKTPFKLEFYHQGMYFDTPVKINEVTATTVKRIKYSPDYFNFGDVQHDKDTVKDLGFAGFKVLYPINSKDKNDEIVSMLGASYFRVLGAGQVYGLSARGLAIDTALPSGEEFPRFREFWIERPKPTDKRLTIYALLDSPRATGAYRFVIIPGRDTVVDVQSKVYLRDKVGKLGVAPLTSMFLYGPNQPSPATNYRPELHDSNGLSIHAGNGEWIWRPLNNPKHLAVSSFAMENPQGFGLLQRGRQFSRFEDLDDRYDLRPSAWITPKGEWGKGKIELVEIPTNDETNDNIVAYWTPDQLPEPGKEMNFKYTLTFSRDEDKLHAPDNAWVQQTRRSTGDVKQSNLIRQPDGTIAFVVDFTGTDMKKLPQDTPVTAQTSIGDNGEIVETTVRYNPITKGWRMTMRVKVKDAKKTTEMRAALVNADQTLSETWSYQLPANE from the coding sequence ATGATGAAAATGCGTTGGTTGGGTGCGGCAGTCATGTTAACGCTGTACACGTCGTCGGCCTGGGCCTTCTCCATCGATGATGTTGCAAAGCAAGCTCAATCCTTAGCCGGTAAAGGCTATGAGGCGCCAAAAAGTAACTTGCCCTCCGTTTTCCGCGACATGAAATATGCGGACTATCAGCAGATCCAGTTTAATCGCGACAAAGCATACTGGAGCAATCTTAAGACCCCATTCAAGCTCGAGTTCTACCACCAGGGTATGTACTTCGACACGCCGGTTAAAATCAATGAAGTCACGGCAACCACGGTTAAAAGAATCAAATACAGCCCGGACTACTTCAATTTCGGCGACGTTCAGCATGATAAAGACACGGTAAAAGATCTCGGCTTTGCGGGTTTCAAAGTGTTGTACCCGATCAACAGCAAAGACAAAAATGATGAAATCGTCAGCATGCTTGGCGCAAGCTACTTCCGCGTCCTGGGTGCCGGTCAGGTGTATGGCCTTTCTGCGCGCGGCCTGGCTATTGATACCGCGCTGCCTTCAGGCGAAGAATTTCCCCGCTTCCGTGAGTTCTGGATCGAACGTCCAAAACCGACTGACAAGCGCCTGACGATTTATGCCTTACTGGACTCTCCGCGTGCGACCGGGGCCTATCGTTTTGTGATAATCCCTGGGCGTGACACCGTTGTCGATGTGCAGTCGAAAGTCTACCTGCGCGATAAGGTCGGTAAACTGGGCGTGGCGCCGTTAACCAGTATGTTCCTGTATGGGCCAAATCAGCCCTCACCGGCGACCAACTATCGTCCGGAACTGCATGATTCCAACGGCTTGTCGATTCATGCCGGCAACGGCGAATGGATCTGGCGTCCGCTGAATAACCCGAAACACCTTGCGGTGAGCAGTTTTGCGATGGAAAACCCGCAAGGGTTTGGCCTGCTGCAACGTGGCCGTCAGTTCTCTCGCTTTGAAGATCTCGACGACCGTTACGATCTGCGCCCAAGCGCCTGGATCACGCCGAAGGGCGAGTGGGGCAAGGGTAAGATTGAACTGGTTGAAATCCCGACCAATGACGAAACCAACGATAACATCGTCGCTTACTGGACGCCGGATCAACTGCCTGAACCTGGCAAAGAGATGAACTTTAAATACACGCTGACGTTCAGTCGCGATGAAGACAAACTTCATGCGCCGGATAACGCCTGGGTGCAGCAGACGCGTCGTTCAACCGGCGATGTCAAACAGTCGAATCTCATTCGCCAGCCTGACGGTACGATCGCCTTCGTGGTGGACTTCACCGGCACGGACATGAAAAAACTGCCGCAGGATACCCCGGTCACCGCGCAAACCAGCATTGGCGACAACGGCGAGATCGTGGAAACAACGGTACGTTACAACCCGATCACCAAAGGTTGGCGTATGACGATGCGCGTGAAAGTGAAAGATGCGAAGAAAACCACTGAAATGCGTGCGGCATTGGTCAATGCCGATCAGACGTTGAGTGAAACCTGGAGCTACCAGTTACCTGCCAATGAATAA
- the mdoC gene encoding glucans biosynthesis protein MdoC — MNPVPAQREYFLDSIRAWLMLLGIPFHISLIYSGHTWHVNSAEPSWWLTLFNDFIHSFRMQVFFVISGYFSYMLFLRYPLKRWWKVRVERVGIPMLTAIPLLTLPQFIMLQYVKGKADSWQTLSLYEKYNTLAWELISHLWFLLVLVVLTTVSLWVFSRMRKNLEKAEKKRLAAVSMGKLTFIFFLLGIGYAVIRRTLFIVYPPILSDGLFNFVVMQTLFYVPFFMLGALAFISPELKALFTTPSRGCTLAAAFAFIAYLLNQRYGSGDAWMYETEYVITMVLGLWMVNVVFSLGHRLLNFQSARVTYFVNASLFIYLVHHPLTLFFGAYITPHIASNLLGFICGLIFVVGIALVLYEIHLRIPLLKFLFSGKPPVRQEQSKKVTG, encoded by the coding sequence ATGAATCCCGTACCCGCACAGCGTGAATATTTTCTTGACTCCATCCGCGCCTGGCTGATGTTGTTGGGTATTCCCTTCCATATTTCATTGATCTATTCCGGCCATACCTGGCATGTGAACAGCGCCGAGCCCTCATGGTGGCTGACCCTGTTTAATGATTTTATCCATTCATTCCGGATGCAGGTCTTTTTCGTTATTTCCGGTTATTTTTCGTACATGTTATTCCTGCGTTATCCGCTGAAACGCTGGTGGAAAGTACGCGTTGAACGCGTAGGCATTCCGATGCTTACTGCGATTCCCCTGCTGACGTTGCCGCAATTTATTATGCTGCAATACGTCAAGGGAAAAGCCGACAGTTGGCAAACGCTCTCTCTGTATGAAAAATACAACACGCTGGCCTGGGAATTAATTTCTCATCTCTGGTTTTTACTGGTTCTGGTGGTATTAACAACCGTCAGTCTATGGGTATTTAGCCGGATGCGAAAAAACCTGGAAAAGGCGGAAAAAAAACGGCTGGCTGCCGTGTCGATGGGCAAACTGACGTTCATCTTCTTCTTACTGGGTATCGGTTATGCGGTGATACGGCGGACGCTGTTCATTGTTTACCCACCCATTCTCAGCGACGGCTTGTTCAATTTCGTGGTGATGCAAACGCTCTTTTATGTGCCTTTCTTTATGCTGGGCGCGCTGGCCTTTATCTCACCTGAGCTTAAAGCGCTTTTCACCACCCCTTCACGGGGATGTACGCTGGCGGCGGCTTTCGCCTTCATCGCCTATTTGCTGAATCAGCGCTACGGCAGTGGTGATGCCTGGATGTACGAAACGGAATATGTCATCACCATGGTGCTCGGATTATGGATGGTCAATGTGGTGTTTTCCCTCGGCCACCGTTTACTCAATTTCCAGTCAGCCCGCGTCACCTACTTTGTTAATGCGTCACTGTTTATCTATCTGGTACACCATCCGTTAACACTGTTTTTCGGCGCATACATTACGCCGCATATTGCCTCGAATCTGTTGGGCTTTATCTGTGGGCTGATCTTTGTGGTTGGCATCGCGCTGGTACTGTACGAGATTCATTTGCGCATTCCGCTGCTCAAATTCCTGTTCTCCGGCAAACCGCCGGTCAGACAGGAACAAAGCAAAAAAGTGACCGGCTAA
- the ymdB gene encoding O-acetyl-ADP-ribose deacetylase — translation MESRIHVIQGDITTVAVDVIVNAANASLMGGGGVDGAIHRAAGPALLEACMKVRQQQGECPTGHAVITLAGNLPAKAVIHTVGPVWRGGEHNEAQLLQDAYVNSLNLALANGYASIAFPAISTGVYGYPRAAAAEIALKTVSEFITRRALPEQIYFVCYDDETTRLYQRLLTQQGDE, via the coding sequence ATGGAATCGCGTATTCATGTTATCCAGGGGGATATCACCACGGTCGCGGTTGATGTCATCGTCAATGCCGCAAACGCCTCGCTGATGGGGGGCGGAGGTGTTGATGGGGCAATCCATCGCGCTGCGGGTCCCGCCTTACTGGAAGCCTGTATGAAGGTCAGACAGCAGCAGGGTGAGTGCCCGACAGGCCATGCGGTGATCACGCTTGCGGGAAACCTCCCCGCCAAAGCCGTTATTCATACCGTCGGCCCAGTCTGGCGCGGCGGCGAACATAACGAAGCGCAACTGCTGCAGGATGCGTACGTTAATAGCCTGAATCTGGCGCTGGCCAACGGCTACGCGTCTATTGCCTTTCCGGCAATCAGTACCGGAGTCTATGGGTATCCGCGAGCGGCAGCCGCTGAAATTGCGTTAAAGACCGTTTCGGAATTTATTACCCGCCGCGCTTTGCCTGAGCAGATATACTTTGTCTGTTATGACGACGAAACAACCCGACTCTACCAGCGTTTACTTACCCAACAAGGCGATGAATGA
- the csgD gene encoding biofilm master transcriptional regulator CsgD → MFNEVHSIHGHTLLLITKPSLQATALLQHLKQSLALTGKLHNIQRSLDDISTSCIVLVDMMEADKKLIHYWQDNLSRKNNNLKTLLLNTPDDYPYRDIENWPHINGVFYVADDEERVVNGLQGILRGECYFSQKLASYLITHSGNYRYNSTESALLTHREKEILNKLRIGASNIEIARSLFISENTVKTHLYNLFKKIAVKNRTQAVSWANDNLRR, encoded by the coding sequence ATGTTTAATGAAGTCCATAGTATTCATGGTCATACATTATTGTTGATCACCAAACCATCCCTGCAAGCCACAGCATTATTGCAGCATTTAAAACAATCTCTGGCCCTCACCGGAAAACTGCATAATATTCAGCGTTCTCTGGATGATATCTCCACCAGTTGCATTGTTTTAGTCGATATGATGGAAGCAGATAAAAAGCTTATCCATTACTGGCAGGATAACTTAAGTCGGAAAAACAATAATTTAAAGACGTTATTGTTGAACACGCCCGATGATTATCCCTACCGGGATATTGAAAACTGGCCGCATATCAATGGCGTTTTTTACGTAGCGGATGACGAAGAGCGTGTCGTAAACGGTTTGCAAGGGATCCTGCGGGGAGAGTGCTACTTCTCACAGAAACTGGCCAGTTATCTGATCACTCACTCAGGTAATTATCGCTACAACAGCACTGAGTCAGCCCTCCTGACTCATCGCGAAAAAGAGATCCTGAATAAGCTGCGTATCGGCGCCTCTAATATCGAAATCGCGCGTTCACTGTTTATCAGTGAAAATACGGTCAAAACACATCTTTATAATCTTTTCAAAAAGATAGCTGTCAAAAACCGTACCCAGGCGGTTTCGTGGGCAAATGATAACCTCAGGCGATAA
- the csgC gene encoding curli assembly chaperone CsgC, with translation MNTLLLLAALSNQITFATTQQGDIYTITPQVTLTQPCVCQVQVLALRDGVAGQSQSRQQKTLSLPANQAIDLTRLSLNISAQDTVKIVVTVSDGQSLHLSQQWPPSAKPS, from the coding sequence ATGAACACCTTATTACTCCTTGCGGCGCTCTCTAATCAGATAACGTTTGCAACCACCCAGCAAGGCGACATTTACACAATTACGCCGCAGGTCACCCTGACACAACCCTGTGTGTGCCAGGTGCAGGTTTTAGCCCTTCGTGACGGCGTGGCGGGGCAAAGTCAGTCACGACAACAAAAGACCCTTTCTCTGCCTGCTAATCAGGCCATTGATTTGACCAGACTCAGTTTAAATATCTCAGCGCAAGACACCGTCAAAATCGTGGTTACGGTTTCTGACGGCCAGTCGCTGCATTTATCACAACAGTGGCCGCCCTCTGCGAAACCGTCATAA
- a CDS encoding MysB family protein, which yields MTLYATLEEAIDSAREEFLADHPELEQDEADVQQFNVQKYVLQDGDIMWQVEFFADEGEEGECLPMLSGEAAQSVFDGDYDEIEIRQEWLEENTLHEWDEGEFQLEPPLDTEEGQTAADEWDER from the coding sequence ATGACCCTGTATGCAACGCTGGAAGAAGCCATTGACTCAGCCCGTGAAGAATTTTTGGCGGACCATCCTGAGCTCGAGCAGGATGAAGCCGATGTACAGCAGTTCAACGTGCAGAAATATGTGCTACAGGATGGCGACATCATGTGGCAGGTCGAGTTTTTTGCCGATGAAGGAGAAGAAGGCGAATGCCTGCCGATGCTCAGTGGCGAGGCCGCGCAAAGCGTCTTTGACGGCGACTATGATGAGATAGAGATCCGCCAGGAGTGGCTGGAAGAGAATACACTGCATGAATGGGATGAAGGCGAATTTCAACTTGAGCCCCCGCTGGATACCGAAGAGGGTCAAACCGCAGCCGATGAATGGGATGAGCGGTAA
- the csgB gene encoding curli minor subunit CsgB, which produces MKNKLLFMMLTVLGAPGIASATSYDLAHSEYNFAVNELSKSSFNQAAIIGQVGTNNSAKIRQEGSKLLSVVSQEGGSNRAKVDQSGAYNFAYIAQSGNSNDASISQSNYGNTAMIIQKGSGNKANITQYGTQKTAVVVQRQSQMAIRVIQR; this is translated from the coding sequence ATGAAAAACAAATTGTTATTTATGATGTTAACAGTACTGGGTGCGCCTGGAATTGCTTCCGCAACAAGTTATGATTTAGCGCATTCCGAATATAACTTTGCGGTAAATGAATTAAGTAAGTCTTCATTTAATCAGGCAGCCATAATTGGTCAAGTGGGCACGAATAATAGTGCAAAGATACGCCAGGAGGGCTCTAAACTTTTGTCGGTGGTTTCACAAGAAGGTGGAAGTAACCGGGCCAAAGTTGACCAATCAGGAGCTTATAACTTTGCGTATATTGCTCAGTCGGGTAATTCCAATGATGCCAGTATATCGCAAAGTAATTACGGTAATACTGCGATGATTATCCAGAAAGGTTCTGGAAATAAAGCAAATATTACTCAGTATGGTACGCAAAAAACAGCAGTTGTAGTGCAGAGACAGTCGCAAATGGCAATTCGCGTTATTCAACGCTAA
- the mdoH gene encoding glucans biosynthesis glucosyltransferase MdoH gives MNKTTEYIDAMPLSEIEKAALPTTDIRAVHEALDAEHRRYSREDDSPQGSVKARLQQAWPDALGDGQLIKDDEGRDQLQAMPKAKRSSMFPDPWRTNPVGRFWDRLRGRDVTPRYLARLTKEEQESEQKWRTVGTLRRYTLLLLTLAQTVVATWYMKTILPYQGWALINPADMVGQDLWVSFMQLLPYMLQTGILILFAVLFCWVSAGFWTALMGFLQLLIGRDKYSISASTVGDEPLNPQHRTALIMPICNEDVDRVFAGLRATWESVKATGNGEHFDVYILSDSYNPDICVAEQKAWMELIAEVQGEGQIFYRRRRRRVKRKSGNIDDFCRRWGSQYSYMVVLDADSVMTGECLSGLVRLMEANPNAGIIQSSPKASGMDTLYARCQQFATRVYGPLFTAGLHFWQLGESHYWGHNAIIRVKPFIEHCALAPLPGEGSFAGSILSHDFVEAALMRRAGWGVWIAYDLPGSYEELPPNLLDELKRDRRWCHGNLMNFRLFLVKGMHPVHRAVFLTGVMSYLSAPLWFMFLALSTALQVVHALTEPQYFLQPRQLFPVWPQWRPELAIALFASTMVLLFLPKLLSILLIWCKGTKEYGGFLRVTLSLLLEVLFSVLLAPVRMLFHTVFVVSAFLGWEVVWNSPQRDDDSTPWGEAFMRHGSQLLLGLVWAVGMAWLDLRFLFWLAPIVFSLILSPFVSVISSRSTVGLRTKRWKLFLIPEEYSPPQVLVDTDKYLVMNRNRSLEDGFMHAVFNPSFNALATAMATARHRASHVLEIARDRHVEQALNETPEKLNRDRRLVLLSDPVTMARLHYRVWNSPEKYSSWVSYYQDITLNPQTLKTP, from the coding sequence ATGAATAAAACAACTGAGTACATTGACGCCATGCCGCTCTCGGAGATCGAGAAAGCGGCATTGCCGACAACTGACATCCGCGCGGTGCACGAAGCGCTGGATGCCGAGCATCGCCGTTACTCGCGAGAAGACGATTCACCGCAGGGTTCTGTTAAAGCGCGTCTGCAACAAGCCTGGCCAGACGCGCTGGGCGACGGGCAGTTGATCAAAGATGACGAAGGGCGCGACCAGCTTCAGGCAATGCCAAAAGCCAAACGTTCTTCGATGTTTCCCGATCCCTGGCGGACCAACCCGGTTGGGCGCTTCTGGGATCGTCTGCGTGGACGTGACGTCACGCCGCGCTATCTGGCTCGTCTGACGAAAGAAGAACAGGAAAGCGAGCAGAAGTGGCGTACCGTCGGCACCCTTCGTCGCTATACGCTGCTGCTGCTGACGCTGGCGCAGACGGTCGTCGCGACCTGGTACATGAAGACGATTCTGCCGTATCAGGGCTGGGCGCTGATCAATCCGGCGGATATGGTTGGGCAGGATCTGTGGGTCTCCTTCATGCAGTTGCTGCCGTATATGCTGCAAACCGGTATTTTGATCCTCTTTGCGGTGCTGTTCTGTTGGGTTTCCGCCGGGTTCTGGACTGCGCTGATGGGCTTCCTGCAACTGCTGATTGGTCGCGATAAGTACAGTATTTCGGCGTCAACGGTCGGTGACGAACCGCTGAATCCGCAGCACCGTACCGCGCTGATTATGCCTATCTGTAACGAAGACGTTGATCGCGTTTTTGCCGGCCTGCGCGCGACATGGGAATCGGTAAAAGCGACCGGCAACGGCGAGCATTTCGATGTCTATATTCTTAGCGACAGCTACAATCCCGATATCTGCGTTGCAGAACAAAAGGCGTGGATGGAGCTGATTGCCGAAGTGCAGGGCGAAGGACAGATTTTCTATCGCCGTCGTCGCCGTCGTGTGAAGCGTAAAAGCGGTAACATTGATGACTTCTGCCGTCGCTGGGGCAGCCAGTACAGCTACATGGTAGTGCTGGACGCCGACTCTGTGATGACCGGTGAGTGCCTGAGTGGTCTGGTGCGTCTGATGGAAGCGAACCCGAACGCCGGGATCATTCAGTCATCGCCGAAGGCGTCCGGAATGGACACTCTGTATGCGCGCTGTCAGCAGTTTGCGACGCGCGTATACGGACCGCTGTTCACCGCCGGTTTGCACTTCTGGCAGTTAGGTGAATCCCATTACTGGGGGCACAACGCCATCATCCGCGTGAAGCCGTTCATCGAACACTGTGCGCTGGCGCCGTTGCCGGGTGAAGGCTCTTTCGCCGGTTCTATCCTGTCGCACGACTTCGTGGAAGCGGCGTTAATGCGTCGAGCCGGGTGGGGCGTGTGGATTGCTTACGATCTGCCAGGCTCCTATGAAGAACTGCCGCCGAACCTGCTGGATGAGCTGAAGCGTGACCGTCGCTGGTGTCATGGCAACCTGATGAACTTCCGTCTGTTCCTTGTAAAAGGGATGCACCCGGTTCACCGCGCCGTGTTCCTGACCGGGGTGATGTCTTATCTCTCCGCGCCGCTGTGGTTTATGTTCCTCGCGCTGTCGACCGCGCTGCAGGTAGTCCATGCGCTTACCGAGCCGCAATACTTTCTGCAACCGCGCCAGCTGTTCCCGGTCTGGCCGCAGTGGCGTCCTGAACTGGCGATAGCCCTGTTTGCCTCGACGATGGTGCTGCTGTTCCTGCCGAAGCTGCTGAGTATTCTGCTCATCTGGTGTAAAGGCACCAAAGAGTACGGTGGATTTCTCCGCGTGACGCTGTCGCTGCTGTTGGAGGTGTTGTTCTCCGTACTGCTGGCGCCGGTGCGCATGCTGTTCCACACCGTCTTCGTGGTGAGTGCCTTCCTCGGCTGGGAAGTGGTGTGGAATTCGCCGCAGCGTGACGATGACTCTACCCCGTGGGGCGAAGCGTTTATGCGTCATGGTTCGCAGCTGCTGCTGGGCCTGGTGTGGGCGGTCGGCATGGCGTGGCTGGATCTGCGTTTCCTGTTCTGGCTGGCGCCGATTGTCTTCTCGCTGATCCTGTCACCGTTTGTCTCGGTGATCTCCAGCCGTTCAACGGTCGGTTTGCGTACCAAACGCTGGAAGCTGTTCCTGATCCCGGAAGAGTATTCACCGCCGCAGGTGCTGGTGGATACCGACAAGTATCTGGTGATGAACCGCAACCGCTCGCTTGAGGACGGCTTCATGCACGCGGTGTTTAACCCGTCGTTTAACGCGCTGGCTACCGCGATGGCGACAGCTCGTCACCGTGCAAGCCATGTGCTGGAGATTGCCCGCGATCGTCACGTTGAGCAGGCGCTGAACGAGACCCCGGAAAAACTGAATCGCGACCGCCGTCTGGTACTGCTGAGCGATCCGGTGACGATGGCGCGTTTGCACTATCGTGTCTGGAATTCACCAGAGAAGTATTCATCGTGGGTGAGTTACTATCAGGATATCACCCTGAACCCACAGACGCTGAAGACGCCGTAA
- a CDS encoding phospholipase D family protein: protein MTTKQPDSTSVYLPNKAMNELTRLARATRPLCDNHPGECGILALDNSLDAFAARYRLAEMAERTLDVQYYIWEDDMSGRLLFAVLLAAAKRGVHVRLLLDDNNTPGLDDTLQLLDAHPNIEVRLFNPFSFRMLRMLGYLTDFARLNRRMHNKSYTADSVVTLVGGRNIGDAYFGAGEEPLFSDLDVMAIGPVVREVAEDFERYWHCASVSTLKSVLALSEQEITDRIELPDAWYNDPITRRYQHKLETSPFMTHLDRGALPLIWAKTRLLSDDPLKGEGKAQRHSLLPQRLFDVMGSPTERIDIISAYFVPTRAGVLQLLKLVRKGVKIAILTNSLAANDVAVVHAGYARWRKKLLRYGIELYELKPTRERQVVLHDRGLTGNSGSSLHAKTFSIDGRKVFIGSLNFDPRSTLLNTEMGFVIESETLATLIHKRFIESQRDAAWQLRLDRWGRINWVDRQQDAEQVLKKEPATGFWKRVLVRLATLLPVEWLL, encoded by the coding sequence ATGACGACGAAACAACCCGACTCTACCAGCGTTTACTTACCCAACAAGGCGATGAATGAACTGACCCGGCTCGCTCGCGCCACGCGTCCTCTGTGCGACAATCATCCCGGAGAATGCGGCATCCTTGCGCTCGATAACAGTCTGGACGCCTTTGCCGCCCGCTACCGGCTGGCGGAAATGGCGGAGCGCACGCTGGATGTTCAGTACTATATCTGGGAAGACGACATGTCCGGGCGGCTGCTGTTCGCCGTCCTGCTGGCGGCGGCAAAACGTGGCGTCCATGTGCGCCTGTTGCTTGATGACAACAACACGCCAGGGCTGGATGACACCCTGCAACTGCTCGACGCCCATCCCAACATTGAAGTTCGCCTGTTTAATCCTTTCTCTTTTCGCATGCTCCGGATGCTGGGTTATCTGACCGATTTCGCCAGGCTCAACCGACGGATGCATAACAAAAGCTATACTGCCGACAGTGTCGTCACCCTGGTGGGCGGGCGAAACATTGGCGATGCCTATTTTGGCGCGGGCGAGGAGCCGCTGTTCTCCGATCTGGACGTGATGGCCATCGGCCCCGTCGTCAGGGAGGTTGCTGAGGATTTCGAACGCTACTGGCATTGCGCTTCGGTTTCGACGTTGAAATCGGTACTGGCGCTTTCCGAGCAAGAGATCACCGACCGCATTGAGTTACCCGACGCCTGGTACAACGATCCCATCACCCGTCGATACCAGCATAAACTGGAAACCAGCCCGTTTATGACCCATCTCGATCGCGGAGCGCTGCCCCTTATCTGGGCGAAGACCCGGCTATTAAGTGACGATCCGTTAAAAGGCGAGGGGAAAGCGCAGCGCCACTCGTTACTGCCGCAACGGCTGTTTGACGTGATGGGATCGCCGACGGAACGGATTGACATTATCTCTGCCTATTTTGTCCCGACCCGCGCAGGCGTCTTGCAGTTGCTGAAACTGGTGCGCAAAGGCGTCAAAATTGCGATCCTCACCAACTCATTAGCCGCCAATGATGTCGCGGTGGTACATGCCGGTTACGCGCGCTGGCGGAAGAAACTACTGCGTTATGGTATCGAACTCTATGAACTGAAGCCGACGCGTGAACGTCAGGTGGTACTGCACGACAGGGGGCTTACGGGGAACTCCGGATCCAGCCTGCATGCCAAAACGTTCAGTATTGACGGGCGTAAGGTGTTTATTGGTTCACTGAATTTTGATCCCCGTTCCACGTTGCTGAACACGGAAATGGGATTTGTGATTGAAAGCGAGACGCTGGCGACGCTTATCCATAAACGGTTCATCGAGAGTCAACGCGATGCGGCCTGGCAATTACGCCTCGATCGCTGGGGGCGAATTAACTGGGTGGATCGGCAGCAGGACGCAGAGCAGGTGTTAAAAAAAGAACCCGCCACCGGATTCTGGAAGCGGGTTCTGGTGCGACTGGCGACGCTATTGCCTGTCGAGTGGCTGCTTTAA
- a CDS encoding YceK/YidQ family lipoprotein, whose protein sequence is MRIIAVGIMVMLLSGCGSIISRTIPGQGHGNQYYPGVQWDVRDSAWRYVTILDLPFSLVFDTLLLPLDMHHGPYE, encoded by the coding sequence GTGCGAATCATAGCGGTGGGCATCATGGTGATGCTGTTAAGCGGGTGCGGCAGCATTATCAGCCGGACAATCCCCGGACAGGGGCATGGTAACCAGTACTATCCGGGCGTGCAGTGGGACGTCCGGGATTCAGCATGGCGTTATGTCACTATCCTCGATTTGCCGTTCTCGCTGGTGTTTGACACGCTGCTGTTGCCGCTCGACATGCATCACGGCCCTTACGAGTAA